From a single Paenibacillus sp. FSL W8-0426 genomic region:
- a CDS encoding alpha/beta-type small acid-soluble spore protein, whose product MAQSNGNSNNLVVTRASAALEQMKYEVAQELGISIPQDGYQGNMTSYENGSIGGYITKRLVTIAEQQLAGQY is encoded by the coding sequence ATGGCCCAAAGCAATGGTAACTCCAATAATCTGGTGGTAACTAGAGCTTCCGCAGCTCTCGAGCAAATGAAATACGAAGTTGCTCAAGAACTCGGAATTAGCATCCCACAGGACGGATACCAAGGTAACATGACTTCTTACGAGAACGGTTCGATCGGTGGTTACATCACGAAGCGTCTGGTAACAATTGCAGAACAGCAATTGGCAGGTCAATACTAA
- a CDS encoding MntP/YtaF family protein, protein MLPHFISLFVLAFAVSLDGFGVGITYGLRRTKIPLLSIAVISLCSGLVIAVSMQVGVLLSRFVSPDVASVVGAVILIGIGGWSLLQLVRKKSKDSAEANTSIEQEGMRASSGYGTEIYGGEEQVTRRQSQVMALELEQSASGGSLERMVFTLELRKLGVVIQILRSPSKADIDNSGSISAQEAMWLGIALSLDAFGAGLGAALLGFPTFWTALVIALFSGAFLSLGMKVGLRFADLRWMQRLSVLPAILLVAMGIMKLL, encoded by the coding sequence GTGCTGCCTCATTTTATTTCGTTGTTCGTGCTGGCCTTCGCGGTGAGTCTGGATGGTTTTGGAGTCGGAATTACATATGGATTGCGCAGGACCAAGATCCCGCTCTTATCCATTGCCGTCATTTCGTTGTGTTCGGGATTGGTCATTGCCGTATCGATGCAGGTCGGCGTGCTATTATCCCGTTTTGTGTCTCCGGACGTGGCTTCCGTTGTCGGCGCGGTCATTCTGATCGGCATTGGCGGCTGGTCGCTCCTTCAGCTTGTACGAAAGAAGAGCAAAGATTCGGCCGAAGCCAACACTTCCATTGAACAGGAAGGGATGAGGGCGTCTTCGGGATATGGAACGGAGATCTATGGTGGAGAAGAACAGGTGACCAGAAGGCAAAGTCAGGTCATGGCACTGGAACTGGAGCAATCGGCTTCAGGCGGATCATTGGAACGTATGGTGTTTACGTTGGAACTGCGCAAGCTGGGCGTGGTGATCCAGATTTTGCGCAGTCCTTCCAAGGCGGATATCGACAATTCGGGCAGCATATCTGCCCAAGAAGCGATGTGGCTCGGCATAGCGTTGTCACTGGATGCTTTTGGTGCCGGACTCGGGGCAGCCTTGCTGGGGTTTCCGACGTTCTGGACCGCATTGGTGATTGCGCTGTTCAGCGGGGCGTTTCTCTCGCTCGGGATGAAGGTAGGATTGCGCTTTGCCGACCTGCGCTGGATGCAACGTTTGTCGGTGCTGCCTGCCATTTTGTTGGTGGCTATGGGAATAATGAAGCTGTTGTGA
- the nrdR gene encoding transcriptional regulator NrdR: protein MKCPYCGYLGTKVLDSRPANESKSIRRRRECEQCSRRFTTFEMVEETPLIVIKKDGSREEFSRDKILRGLIRACEKRPVSVETLEMMVSEVEKSLRNTADAEVESRQIGELLMEQLFPVDEVAYVRFASVYRQFKDINMFMKELKSLLSNEDMED, encoded by the coding sequence TTGAAATGTCCTTATTGCGGCTACTTGGGCACTAAAGTACTGGACTCAAGGCCGGCGAACGAATCCAAGTCGATTCGGCGCCGCCGCGAATGCGAGCAGTGCAGCCGAAGGTTTACTACGTTTGAAATGGTGGAGGAGACTCCGCTCATCGTGATTAAGAAGGACGGAAGCCGGGAGGAATTCAGCCGGGACAAAATTTTGCGCGGTTTGATCCGTGCCTGCGAGAAACGTCCGGTTTCCGTCGAAACGTTGGAAATGATGGTTTCCGAAGTGGAGAAATCGCTGCGCAATACGGCGGACGCCGAAGTGGAAAGCCGCCAGATCGGCGAATTGCTGATGGAACAGCTGTTTCCTGTGGACGAGGTGGCCTACGTTCGATTCGCCTCGGTGTATCGCCAGTTCAAAGACATCAACATGTTCATGAAAGAACTGAAATCGCTGCTG
- the mutM gene encoding DNA-formamidopyrimidine glycosylase: MPELPEVETVKRTLNQLIVGKTIDHVTVNLPRIIQRPDDIHAFALELAGHTVVGVERRGKFLRILLDGLVLVSHLRMEGRYGLYKQHEEVEKHTHVIFHFTDGTELRYKDVRQFGTMHLFKAGEELVSKPLLKLGLEPLDPAFTLDAFREAVGKRTTKIKAVLLNQAYVVGIGNIYVDEALFRAGIHPETIARTLSEAQLARLHEAIVVTLQDAVDAGGSSIKSYVNGQGEMGMFQHQLKIYGRKSEPCTVCGTLIEKSVVGGRGTHYCPTCQPSE, translated from the coding sequence ATGCCGGAATTGCCGGAAGTCGAAACTGTCAAAAGAACGTTGAATCAATTGATCGTCGGCAAAACGATCGATCATGTTACCGTGAATCTGCCGCGAATCATTCAGCGGCCTGATGATATACATGCATTTGCTTTGGAACTTGCGGGGCATACCGTGGTCGGCGTGGAGCGCAGGGGCAAGTTTTTGCGGATTTTGCTGGACGGGCTTGTGCTGGTGTCCCATTTGCGCATGGAAGGGCGGTACGGCCTGTACAAGCAGCATGAAGAGGTGGAAAAACACACACACGTGATTTTCCATTTCACCGACGGCACGGAATTGCGCTACAAGGACGTGCGCCAGTTCGGTACGATGCACCTGTTTAAAGCAGGCGAAGAGCTTGTATCGAAACCGCTGCTGAAGCTGGGGCTCGAACCGCTCGATCCGGCGTTTACGTTGGATGCGTTCCGGGAAGCCGTTGGCAAACGGACAACGAAGATCAAGGCCGTTCTGCTAAATCAGGCATATGTCGTGGGCATCGGGAATATTTATGTGGACGAGGCCTTGTTCCGGGCGGGCATCCATCCCGAAACGATTGCCAGGACATTGAGCGAAGCCCAGCTCGCCAGATTGCATGAAGCGATTGTGGTGACGCTGCAGGATGCCGTCGATGCAGGCGGTTCCTCCATCAAATCGTACGTCAACGGACAAGGCGAGATGGGAATGTTTCAGCATCAGTTGAAAATTTACGGTCGCAAGTCCGAGCCGTGTACCGTATGCGGCACCTTGATTGAAAAAAGCGTGGTCGGCGGCAGGGGCACGCATTATTGTCCGACATGCCAGCCGTCAGAATAA
- the coaE gene encoding dephospho-CoA kinase (Dephospho-CoA kinase (CoaE) performs the final step in coenzyme A biosynthesis.), producing MNMGLTGGIATGKSSVSAFLASKGALIIDADVIAREVMLPGHPVLAATVQRFGQAILHEDGTLDRKKLGSIVFGNPEERKALEAITHPAIRQEMRERAVAYRTEYPDKLVVSDIPLLYESGLENGFDEVMVVYVPRSVQKERLMIRDGLTSEQADARLGAQMDIELKKRRADIVIDNSGSWTETEKQLAAFWHRKGLS from the coding sequence ATGAATATGGGCTTAACCGGCGGGATCGCAACCGGAAAAAGCAGTGTTTCCGCCTTTCTTGCAAGCAAGGGGGCGTTGATCATTGACGCAGACGTGATTGCCCGGGAAGTTATGCTGCCCGGGCATCCGGTTTTGGCTGCCACCGTGCAGCGGTTTGGACAAGCCATATTGCATGAAGACGGTACGTTGGATCGCAAAAAACTGGGCAGCATCGTCTTCGGGAACCCCGAAGAGCGAAAAGCGCTGGAAGCGATCACGCACCCGGCAATCCGTCAGGAGATGCGGGAGCGTGCCGTCGCATATCGGACAGAATATCCGGACAAGCTTGTGGTATCGGATATTCCTTTATTGTACGAATCGGGATTGGAGAATGGGTTTGACGAAGTTATGGTTGTATATGTCCCCCGTTCCGTGCAAAAGGAAAGACTGATGATTCGGGATGGATTGACGTCAGAGCAGGCTGATGCACGCCTTGGGGCGCAAATGGATATCGAACTGAAAAAGCGGCGCGCAGATATCGTCATTGACAATAGCGGTTCATGGACGGAGACGGAAAAGCAGTTGGCAGCGTTTTGGCATCGTAAGGGTCTGTCATGA
- a CDS encoding lytic transglycosylase domain-containing protein has protein sequence MKLLRKKRVLLLLFVSFVLVLFLNTNWMAWFYPIQYKNEIRAQSQSYEVDPFLIASIIRVETNFKTSKESRKGAIGLMQLMPDTANWIMEQAKIPHTSLDELKHEPDRNIQLGTWYLKNLSEQFDGNPIAMIAAYNAGPGKVNEWLKNGVWDGTLESIKDIPFGETRHYVQRVIYYYNQYVDIYDTF, from the coding sequence ATGAAGCTGCTGCGCAAAAAGAGAGTGCTGCTGCTGCTGTTTGTGTCATTTGTGCTCGTGTTGTTCCTGAATACGAACTGGATGGCATGGTTTTATCCGATCCAATACAAAAACGAAATTCGGGCGCAATCGCAGAGTTATGAAGTGGACCCGTTTCTGATCGCTTCGATTATCCGGGTGGAAACGAATTTCAAAACAAGCAAGGAATCCAGAAAAGGCGCCATCGGTTTGATGCAGCTCATGCCCGATACGGCGAACTGGATCATGGAACAGGCCAAAATTCCGCATACCTCGCTGGACGAGCTGAAGCATGAGCCGGACAGGAACATCCAGCTGGGAACGTGGTACTTGAAAAATTTGTCCGAGCAATTCGATGGCAATCCCATCGCGATGATCGCTGCATATAACGCAGGTCCGGGCAAGGTCAACGAGTGGCTTAAGAACGGCGTATGGGACGGAACGTTGGAGTCGATCAAGGATATTCCTTTTGGAGAAACCCGGCACTATGTACAACGCGTTATTTATTATTATAATCAATATGTAGATATCTATGATACGTTCTAA
- the polA gene encoding DNA polymerase I: MDKLILIDGNSIIYRAFFAMPPLTNSKGLHTNAVYGFTTMLLRLLEEHKPTHMMVAFDAGKITFRHEGYQEYKGGREKTPPELSEQFPALKELLQGLGIPQFEIEGYEADDIIGTLTKRADDAGKQVLVVTGDKDMLQLASENVNIALTRKGVTEIELYDPAQIRERYGLTPLQIIDLKGLMGDASDNIPGIPGVGEKTALKLLHQFGSVEEVLAGTGELKGKMKEKIEAHAEDARMSKRLATIYREVPLEKTWEEMQFDGLKEEQAGPALAKLEFKSLLERLSFSGTAGSAQEQVPAVEIEAIIATEDTIGQRFAEMETIDILHVETHGDNPHVAELIGMAVGSGSAYVFLSPELLRSQAAAPVREWLASPDQPKRGYDLHKVDLALHAHGVEFAGAAFDVQLAAYLLDPTEANQTLSGLTAKYGLPSLAEDEAVMGKGAKYKVPETEILADFVCRKAAAAAAIVPLQEQALEKDEMNALFHEMEMPLSRILADMEKQGIKANVADLQALGREFEEQIAKLMADIYRLAGTEFNLNSPKQLGEILFDKLGLPVVKKTKTGYSTDAEVLEKLAPYNDVVQLILQYRQLAKLQSTYVEGLLKEISEKDGKVHTYYRQTIAATGRLSSQFPNLQNIPIRMEEGRKIRKVFVPSEPGWSILAADYSQIELRVLAHISDDERLKEAFLHDMDIHTKTASDVFGVKPEDVDSNMRRSAKAVNFGIVYGISDYGLSQNLNITRKEAAQFIDQYFDVFQGVRRYMDDIVKEARQNGYVKTLLERRRYLPEINASNFNLRSFAERTAMNTPIQGTAADIIKLAMVQMDEALRTRDLKSRMLLQVHDELVFEVPADELEQMKELVPAVMEQALKLSVPLKAEVSYGDNWYEAK; this comes from the coding sequence ATGGACAAGTTGATTCTTATAGATGGAAATAGCATTATATATCGGGCGTTTTTCGCGATGCCGCCGCTGACCAATTCCAAGGGCTTGCATACCAATGCGGTATACGGTTTCACCACGATGCTGCTGCGGTTGCTGGAAGAGCATAAACCGACCCACATGATGGTGGCATTCGATGCGGGCAAGATTACGTTCCGCCATGAGGGATATCAGGAATACAAAGGCGGACGCGAAAAAACGCCGCCGGAGCTGTCGGAGCAATTTCCGGCCCTGAAGGAGCTGCTGCAAGGATTGGGCATCCCTCAATTTGAGATTGAGGGTTATGAGGCCGACGACATCATCGGCACGTTAACCAAACGCGCGGACGACGCGGGCAAACAAGTGCTCGTCGTTACCGGAGACAAAGACATGCTGCAGCTCGCTTCCGAGAACGTAAACATCGCGCTTACGCGCAAAGGCGTCACCGAGATCGAATTGTACGACCCTGCCCAGATTCGGGAGCGCTACGGATTGACGCCGCTGCAAATCATCGATCTCAAAGGGCTGATGGGCGATGCTTCCGATAACATTCCGGGCATTCCGGGCGTAGGGGAGAAGACGGCGCTGAAGCTGCTTCACCAGTTCGGTTCGGTCGAGGAAGTGCTGGCCGGAACGGGCGAACTCAAAGGGAAAATGAAAGAAAAGATCGAGGCTCATGCGGAGGATGCGCGGATGAGCAAACGGCTCGCGACCATTTACCGCGAGGTTCCGCTCGAGAAGACGTGGGAAGAGATGCAATTTGACGGCCTGAAGGAAGAGCAGGCCGGTCCGGCTCTCGCGAAGCTTGAATTCAAATCGCTGCTGGAGCGCTTGTCCTTTAGCGGAACGGCAGGCTCGGCGCAGGAGCAGGTTCCTGCCGTAGAAATTGAAGCCATCATTGCAACCGAAGATACGATAGGCCAGCGTTTTGCGGAGATGGAGACGATCGACATTTTGCATGTCGAAACGCATGGCGACAATCCCCATGTGGCCGAATTGATCGGCATGGCCGTCGGTTCGGGTTCGGCGTATGTCTTTTTGTCCCCGGAGCTGCTTCGCTCTCAGGCAGCTGCTCCGGTGAGGGAATGGCTGGCCAGCCCCGATCAGCCGAAGCGTGGATACGATCTTCACAAGGTGGATCTGGCATTGCACGCCCATGGCGTGGAATTTGCCGGAGCGGCTTTTGACGTGCAGCTCGCCGCTTATTTGCTGGATCCGACGGAAGCCAATCAGACGCTGAGCGGCTTGACGGCGAAATATGGTCTCCCTTCCCTGGCTGAGGATGAGGCCGTTATGGGCAAGGGTGCCAAGTATAAGGTACCGGAGACGGAGATTCTGGCCGACTTTGTATGTCGTAAAGCCGCGGCAGCGGCAGCCATCGTTCCGCTTCAGGAGCAGGCGCTGGAAAAGGATGAAATGAACGCCCTGTTCCATGAGATGGAGATGCCGTTGTCGCGCATATTGGCCGACATGGAAAAGCAAGGCATCAAGGCTAACGTTGCCGATTTGCAGGCTTTGGGCCGCGAGTTCGAGGAGCAGATCGCCAAGCTGATGGCTGACATTTACCGATTGGCCGGTACTGAATTCAACCTGAATTCGCCGAAACAGCTGGGTGAAATTTTGTTCGATAAATTGGGCTTGCCTGTCGTGAAAAAAACGAAGACCGGTTATTCCACCGATGCCGAGGTGCTCGAAAAGCTGGCGCCGTACAACGATGTGGTGCAATTGATTTTGCAATACCGCCAATTGGCCAAGCTGCAGTCCACGTACGTGGAAGGCTTGCTCAAGGAAATTTCGGAGAAGGACGGCAAGGTGCACACGTATTACCGGCAAACGATTGCGGCAACCGGGCGCCTCAGCAGCCAGTTCCCGAATTTGCAGAACATTCCGATCCGCATGGAGGAAGGCCGGAAAATCCGCAAGGTGTTTGTGCCGTCCGAGCCTGGATGGTCCATTCTGGCGGCGGATTACTCACAAATCGAGCTGCGGGTGCTGGCTCACATTTCGGACGACGAGCGCCTGAAGGAAGCATTCCTGCACGATATGGACATCCATACCAAGACGGCATCGGACGTTTTCGGCGTCAAACCGGAGGACGTGGACAGCAATATGCGCCGCTCTGCCAAAGCGGTCAACTTCGGTATCGTTTATGGGATCAGCGATTACGGACTCTCTCAAAACCTGAACATTACCCGCAAGGAAGCAGCGCAGTTCATCGACCAATATTTTGACGTGTTCCAGGGGGTGCGCCGTTATATGGACGATATCGTGAAGGAAGCGCGCCAGAACGGTTATGTCAAAACGCTCCTGGAACGCCGGCGTTATTTGCCGGAGATCAATGCGAGCAATTTCAACCTGCGTTCCTTTGCCGAACGCACGGCGATGAATACGCCGATCCAGGGTACGGCTGCGGACATCATCAAGCTGGCCATGGTTCAGATGGACGAAGCGCTTCGTACGCGTGATTTGAAGAGCCGTATGCTGCTTCAAGTACATGACGAGCTTGTGTTCGAAGTGCCGGCGGACGAACTGGAACAAATGAAGGAACTGGTGCCTGCGGTGATGGAACAAGCGCTGAAGCTGTCCGTGCCGCTTAAGGCGGAAGTCAGCTATGGAGACAACTGGTACGAGGCGAAATAG